The genomic DNA TGTCTGAGGAGGAGTGGGTAGCTTCGGCAACAACAACGGCGACGCGGGCAGAAACTGGCAGAGGCGCATGGCGGCGCGTCTAAGGGCCGATGGGGGTGGATCTTCCACAGACCTGTAGATCTGTGCCTCGCAAGCATGAATCTGGGATACATTTTCACATATGAGGCTGTGTTAAaggcttagaattgattttgaGCGGAAAAACGCTTGGCGGCTACAGATTAAGTGGCTCTGGATCTATAGGTTGGCACGATTTTTGAGACTATGAGCAGCAGAAATTTTGGCGGCGCTTGATGTAGTGCAATGAGACTGAAATTCACCAAAGGGAAAACGTAAAAAAGACGTTTATTGAAGGCTACAGAAaagtggctctaataccatgttagaatAATAGAGAGATATAGAAGAACGGAAGAATAATAGGGAAAACGAAAGCACaaaatggactacattgtattgatatgaATTGATAATATGAAGGACTACAAAgacctttatttatagagaggctatgagtgatagGCAAATAACCTAATAAACTAAAGATATATAAACTTAGCAGacctaaaatacataaggaaataaataaccttaacataatattcttaacataaACGTTTTGCCCCTAGATGAGTGTTTGAGGGGTGGAATAGAACTTCtactgaaaataaaataaaaaataaaaaataaaaaaatacaagaggttaaaagaaaaaagatggggGTTGAGGATGGGCATATGACCACTCTCAACCCCCTCCCTCCGCCCCTGCGTCCAGTTTAATTTTATGGAAAAACTGTAGCAAATCAATACGTAATGGCTGATGTAAGAGTGACTGTAGGGTGGGGTGGCGTAATGGCTGATGAAAGAGTGAGTGTAGGGAGTGTAGGGtagggtggggtggggtggggtggggtggggctTGATTGGTTGAATAGGTTGGCCAACTATAAATccaactctttatttttttgaagaaatttctgtattttgtgttaaaaataatattgttatttcCGATATAAATGATATATATCAACCGTacgtggtaaaaaaaaaagttaaacatTACCATGTCTAGCTTTATTATACTGTTTTAGACAAACAATTCTAAGAACTTGACGGTGGTTCCAAACTATTACTTTGTTATGTATGCTTGAGTCAGGTGGCTAATTTGCTTTCTTTAATAAGGAGAAATAATTTCGTTTGCTCAATTTTATTCGAATGAATTTTTTTAGCAATTCAACTTATCGCCCTAGCTTGAAAGTACATAATTGACATACGTGTGATGTCGTGGTAAAGAATTCACAACAATTAAATGGATTGAATAACTTGCAAAGAAGATGGTAGtgatcataaaaaataataataataataatattgtgtATCCATTGGTTTATTCATTAGTTACATCATTATTGATTTTGCAAGTTGCAATAAATACTGCTAAAAATCGTTTACATAATGAAATGAGAAATCAATAGATGAATGATTGTCGTGGTTAAAAatcattctcactttttttggttcttatatcacatcattcactttttattattattcaaataaaaaaattactacaaaacaattttttttattaattttttactttcgaatacaaaaaatttaaaactttatacCATATTAACCATCATCAactataataacaaaaaaaaaaaaaaaaaaagagagttgtCAAAGACACCCAATAATTATAGTTGGCAAGGGGGAAATGCAATGATGAGGCCCATATGTAGCAACAGCGAGGACaattgtttcatatttttcacATTGATAGCTTGTGTTATCTGTCATTCAAACTCTAAGACTCacggatttaatagaaaatttgtaaaagatatgataaaaagataaatgccTAACATTTTTCCTACCTATCTTTTTCTTGTCTTGTCTTGGGATAGATTTTCTTAGATTGAAGAAATGTAAGAGGGGACAATAACAGATTTTTCTTCCAATCTAATGCAAATATTGCTGCTCAATTAAttgcttttaatatttaattacttattaatGGTATGCAATTATTTTTCCTAATAAATAAAAGTCATATAATTAATACAAATAAGAAAGTTGGTTTGAGAGAGCTACTAGATCTCCTAACAACATCATACAATTAACATCGGGATTAATTATTCGATCTATTCTCCTCTCTTCACAAATTGCTAATGAGTTAGTCAGATTATCTGGTGCGGATCCCAAAGACGCCATTTGTCTCTCTCCCCATTGTCCCCAAAGTCTCACTTTGTGGCAAAACGTGAGACACCTGCCTCTCTTAATTTTGCAGCCGCCGGTGTGGCGGAATGCAAAAAACTAATCAATAGTGGGTTCCATTCGTTGATTAATAAGAAAATCTACAAACGAGTAGGTAGTACCACCTCGTGATAACATGGAGTACCCATCCAAgccaacattaaaaataataccACAAAAATATATCGAAAAACTAGCTAAATATGCGTCTATAAAAGCTATAGATATCGGATATCCCCCTAAGGCTCCAATTATATGAGCTCAAATGGATTTTCTTTTACCTTACCTAAACTCTGCCATGGCAGGACTCTTTGCGGCCGTTATTCTCTTTTCTTACTACCTTGTAAGGAGGTCCAGAGCTGGCTTGCACAAAAAAGCACCTATCGCTGCGGGTGCATGGCCTATAATTGGTCACCTCCCTCTGTTGTGGGGAATAAAGCCTCCCCATATAACATTGGGAGCCATGGCTGAAAAGTACGGACCAATTTTTAGTATCCAGCTTGGGTTGCAACGTGCTTTGGTAATAAGCAGTTGGGAGATGGCCAAGGAGTGCTTCACCACCAACGACTTGGCTGCTTCCTCTCGGCCCAAGCTCTTAGCCTCTAAACACTTCAGCTATAACTACGCCATGTTCGGCTTCGCACCCTATGGTCCCTATTGGCGTGAAATGCGTAAAATAGCCACCTCGGAGCTACTATCGAACCGTCGGCTTGAACTTCTTTCCTACGTTCGAGTCTCCGAAGTTCAGACCACCTTACAAGAGCTATACAAATTGTGGACAGAGAAAAACAAGGAGTCAGGCCAGATTTTGGTGGAGTTGAAGCAGTTGTTCGGGGACATGACCCTCAACGTGATTCTTAGGATGATAGCTGGAAAACGCTACTTTTTTACCACTACAGTGGCTGATGAGGAGGAGTCACAACGAATCCAAAAGTCAGTGAGGGTATTCTTTCATTATATTGGGTTATTTGTGGTGTCGGATACCATCCCTTACATTGGGTTGTTGGATTTTGGCGGACATGAGAAGGCCATGAAGAAAGTTGCAAAAGAATTGGATAGTCTTGTTGGAGAATGGTTGGAAGAGCATAAGCGTAAGAGAGCTGCGGGTGAGGATAAAGAGGATAAAGATTTCATGGACGTAATGCTTACAGTCCTTGATGGCAAAGACGTTGCAGGTTATGACGCTGATACGATCAACAAAGCCACATGTTTGGTATGTACGCGCATTCCTTTTTTCACTTCTTAATTGGGTGCAACTGTGTATGCTGTATGCATGTGCCGTACTAcagcttttgcttttgctttttttttttttttttttcactaagtTTGTAATTgctttctggttttttttttttactaagttagtaaaatgacaataaataactattaaaaatattatatatatatatatatatatatatatgagaaacgACACTtgatatttattaaaatagggtggaagaaaattttttcaaatcaatttgaaggaaatatttatcctatgaaaaaaataaaaataagaaatgtctataaaaaataaaaataagaaatgtcTGCCGGGGATTCagtaatatattctaacataagtTGCACTTCGTAGAATATAATTGCAGGAGGCGCTGATACTAGCACGGTTACCCTAACTTGGGCAATATCATTATTGTTGAACAATCGCCGAGTGTTGAAAAAGGCACAAGATGAGCTTGACATCCATGTGGGCAAGGAAAGAGCTTTAAACGAGTCAGATATCAGTCAGCTAGTCTACCTTCAGGCCATCGTCAAAGAGGCATTACGTTTATATCCACCAGCACCTCTATCCACACCACGTGAATTCTCTAAGGATTGCGTCATAGGTGGTTATTATGTCCCCAAAGGCACACGGCTGATCACAAACATTTGGAAAATTCATATGGATCCACGCATATGGTTAGATCCATTGGCATTCAAGCCGGAAAGATTTCTCACCACCCAAAAAGATGTTGATCTTAGGGGTAAAAGTTTTGAGTTAATCCCGTTTGGAAGTGGTAGAAGAGTTTGCCCTGGAATATCTTTCGGCCTTCAAATGGTGTACTTCGCACTAGCTAGTTTTTTACACATGTATGATATCTCAACTCCTTTGAATGCACCGGTTGATATGACTGAGACCCCTGGACTAACGAACATGAAAGCTACTCCACTTGAAGTCCTCATCACACCGCGCCTACCTTCcgatttttatagattaatgACAACTGTCTAATTGAGTTCATGGTTAGGCCTAAGTACTGTGATGATAcgatttttctcatattatgaATATGCATATTATTGCAATATCtttattattaagaaatatgttATAATAATTACATGATTACTATCTTTTTGTTATTAAGTGATTTTCCTATAATTATGTAATAATTCTATTCCTAAAATAAGTTGTAATCTCGTCCATAAAGATGTTAGATGTAGATGCATTGGAGAAATGCTATGCCTCATTATTCTAATTAtcttttttcaaatacattcaaatccaccattgaatttgtaagttTACATGTTGATTATACATATTcgtagatttaaaaaaatatatgtgtgCAGATGGTTAGTAGAATGACATTTTTCTATGCATGGCTAGTAAACGAGATGGAGACTAGTAACACTAACATAAGGGAAATAATTGGTATCAATATTTGTCGATCTAATCTATTTTTCATcacatcttacaaattaactattagatttgttgACTTATGTGAACTCAAAATAAGTCAATAGTAaacctcacaaatctaataattaatctattaaatttataaaaatatataaataaaatattaacaccaGTTATTTCTCTCGGACGTGTAAGCGTTATGGTGAAGGGCACTAATCTCTTGTCTGGCTGCCTCTAGTCAACATCGGTTGCTGGTTCATGAGTTTGCTTCCCACTTATCTTAGCATCCATGAATTAATCAGTGCTTTGCACTCtatctcaatttcaatttctattCCCGGTTCAGAGGACAACCGTTACATCAAAATGATGggatacaaaatttaaaaaaaaaaaaaaaaaaaaatttaatagattaatcatTGATGAGACCCCACATGCAGCAACAGTCAGGAAAAGGGCACTctaagagcatctctagcaaCGACTGATATTTTACCTcgtcaaaaaatattattttttattttatttattcatttttaatacaaatttcaGCAGATTTTTTATTGCAccgtctattttatttttaaatattattgtttattttttatttatttttttcactggGACTCAAAACCCAAACCTATGGCCGGCCTATGCAAACTCTGTGTTCCCTCTCTCCTATCTCTCCCTCCACTCAACCAAATCCACTCCACTCTGCCGAGAGGCGTATAGGAAACCATGGGTATTGGCATATCTTTATGCAATAAAAGCTTTGCTTCCAACTCTGGATGTTTACAAAATCCTTCAGAGCCCATCCAACGAACTCTGTAGGAAAAACAACTAGCTAGATGATTTTTGAGTCAgaatttgaacaatttttacCACTTTGATGACAAGCATTACCAATTGAGTTTCTTTCATGGGTGACTGTTTTATGGCCTTGCTCTAAGCCCCTTGTGACAGAGATTCCACTGTACCCACCACTGACACCACCAGGCTAATCTTGCCAAAAGAGACTGGGCGTGTGAGTCTGTGTTGATGGAGCCACCGATTTTGCAATGAATGGTGAGAAACAATCATGGGCAGCTAGAGTCGTCTTGTTGAGAATGTGATGAAAAACAAGGGaaagtgagggagagagagaaggggagagagaaaaataaaacaacaaaaagtaatgtttgagaaataataaaataacgatCTGTTATTTACTGCAAAATATCATTATAACTCATTTGGAgctaatttgacaaaaatagGCTCATAATAGTTAAATCTAGCTATATTAGTTATTTGCTGGAGTACTTGCTATACCCACGAATTTAATAGTAGGTTTATAAAAAAGATGATATAAAACATGAATGTGGAAAACACTTATCCTACCTACGTACCTTTTTCTTGTCTCGTCTTTTTCTTGGTATAGATTTTGTTAGATTTTGATAAAAGGGGACAATGACAGAGATTTTTCTTCCTATCTGCCATTGTTAATTTGATAGAATGCATGTCACGTGCCCGGAATGGAGAATAACCTGCTCCCACTCTTGTATAACTGGTCCCGGCCGGCCACTTTGAACAATAAGGTAGCATTAATTTATCTAAAAATCaacatcaatattttctttattctataATGCTCTAACGAAAGTATTGCTATTCAATAAttgcttttaatatttaattatttatcaatGGTATGCAATTATTTTGaagttatttttcttaataaattaattaaagtgTTATGAAATTAAAACACactttaatacaaataaaatagcTGGTTTGAGAGAGCTACTAGATCTCCTAACAATATCCTACAAACATCAGGATTAATTGTTTGTTATGTTCTCCTCTCTTCTGAAATTGGTAATGACTTGGTCTGATCCTCTGGTGCGGCTCCCAAATACTCCATTTCTCTCACTTATAAAAGAGGAGATCGAAGGCGTCTAACACTAGATCTCTTTATTTATTGAGCTGGGAGAAGAATTCCTAGCAaactaaaacaacaaaaaacgaATGAATATATAGTGGGCTCCATTTGTTGATTAATAAGAAAATCTACTAACCAATAGGCAATAACCATGCATGCCTCGTGATAACATGGACTCATCCAAgccaacattaaaaataatatcacaAAAATATATCGAAACTAGCTAAATATGCGTCTATAAAAGCTATGGAAATCCCCCTAAGGCTCCAATTATATGAGCTCAAATGGATTTTCTTTCACCTTACCTAAACTCTGCCATGGCAGGACTCCTTGCGGCCGTTATTCTCTGTTCCTACTACCTTGTAAGGAGGTCCAGACTTGGCTTGCCCAAAATAGCACCTATCGCTCCGGGTGCATGGCCTATAATTGGTCACCTCCCTCTGTTGGGGGGAATAAATCCTCCCCATATAACATTGGGAGCCATGGCTGAAAAGTACGGACCAATTTTTAGTATCCAACTTGGGTTGCAACGTGCTTTGGTAATAAGCAGTTGGGAGATGGCCAGGGAGTGCTTCACCACCAACAACCTGGTTGTTTCCTCGAGGCCTAAGCTTGTAGCCGCCAAGCACTTGGGCTATAACTTCGCCATGTTCGGCTTCGCGCCCTATGGTCCCTATTGGCGTGAAATGCGTAAAACAGCGAGCTTGGAGCTACTATCTAACCGTCGGCTTGAGCTTCTTTCCTATGTTCGAGTCTCTGAAGTTGAAACCACCTTACAAGAGCTATACAAAGTGTggacaaagaaaaaggagtCAGGCCAGATTTTGGTGGAGTTGAAGCAGTGGTTCGGGGACATGAATCTCAACGTGATTCTTAGGATGGTAGCTGGAAAGCGCTACTTTTCTACCACTGCAGTGGCTGATGAGGAGGAGTCGCGACGAATCCAAAAGTCATTGAGGGGATTCTTTCATTATATGGGGTTGTTTGTGGTGTCGGATACCATTCCTTACCTTGGATGGTTGGATTTGGGCGGACATGAGAAGGCCATGAAGAAAGTTGCAAAGGAATTGGATAGTCTTGTTGGAGAATGGTTGGAAGAGCATAAGCGTAAGAGAGCTGCGGGTCATGAGGATAAAGAGGAGAAAGATTTCATGGACGTAATGCTTAGTGTCCTTGATGGCAAAGACGTTGCAGGTTACGATGCTGATACGATCAACAAAGCCACATGTCTGGTACGTACGTGCATTGCTTTTTCACTTCTTGGGTAGAATTGTATGCATGTGCCAGTAGAGCTTTCGCTTTTTGGcccccctttttttaaaaaagagaaaaaaaaaaacttttttggcTTGTTAATGAATTGAAACTAATTTTGAtcataaaatgaatttatttattttttatccattcaaatcatttttaaaaaaacattttttagagtatatttttctttttaactttcaatcgtaattttcaaattaatttggggaaaatatattttatcataTGGAATTATTATCCATTTTGTAATTATgtctctaaatttttaaaaagtgacatcaaGGCCCCCACATATTACCATTAcatgtcaaattagacacttttaacatttttcttcccaaaatatccttgatgttataaaaaaaattaaaattaaaaaatatataaaaataaccatttgaaaaaaataattaaggagctaatttgaaaaaatcaatATGTGGGTTCCTAGGCTAGTAAAAAGACTATAAATGACTATTAagaattaatattaaaaaaaaaaaaaaaaaaacatatgagaaTTGAAACTTTGCAGGTAATAAgataggttgaaggaaatttttttcaaaccagttatcctatgaaaaaaataacaataagaaATGTCTGTTCCAAGGTCtcaatattctaaaaaaaagttgcattttGTAGAATATAATTGCAGGAGGCACTGACACCAACACGATTACCATAACTTGGGCAATATCACTATTGTTGAATAACCGCCGAGTGTTGAAAAAGGCACAAGAGGAGCTTGATGTCCATGTGGGCAAGGAAAGAGCTTTAAACGAGTCGGATATCAATCAGCTGGTCTACCTCCAGGCCATCGTCAAAGAAGCATTACGTTTATATCCACCAGCACCTCTATTAGCACCGCGTGAATTTTCTGAGGACTGCGTCATAGGTAGTTACCATGTCCCCAAAGGCACTCGGCTAATTACAAACGCTTCAAAAATCCATATGGATCCACGTATATGGTCGGATCCATTGGCATTCGAGCCAGAAAGATTTCTCACCACCCAAAAAGATGTTGATCTGAGGGGTAAAAGTTTTGAGTTAATCCCATTTGGAAGTGGTAGAAGAGTTTGCCCTGGAATATCTTTCGGCCTTCAAATGGTGCACTTAGCATTGGCTAGTTTCTTACACATGTATGATATCTCAACTCCTTTGAATGCACCGGTTGATATG from Corylus avellana chromosome ca6, CavTom2PMs-1.0 includes the following:
- the LOC132184485 gene encoding cytochrome P450 CYP82D47-like; protein product: MDFLLPYLNSAMAGLFAAVILFSYYLVRRSRAGLHKKAPIAAGAWPIIGHLPLLWGIKPPHITLGAMAEKYGPIFSIQLGLQRALVISSWEMAKECFTTNDLAASSRPKLLASKHFSYNYAMFGFAPYGPYWREMRKIATSELLSNRRLELLSYVRVSEVQTTLQELYKLWTEKNKESGQILVELKQLFGDMTLNVILRMIAGKRYFFTTTVADEEESQRIQKSVRVFFHYIGLFVVSDTIPYIGLLDFGGHEKAMKKVAKELDSLVGEWLEEHKRKRAAGEDKEDKDFMDVMLTVLDGKDVAGYDADTINKATCLNIIAGGADTSTVTLTWAISLLLNNRRVLKKAQDELDIHVGKERALNESDISQLVYLQAIVKEALRLYPPAPLSTPREFSKDCVIGGYYVPKGTRLITNIWKIHMDPRIWLDPLAFKPERFLTTQKDVDLRGKSFELIPFGSGRRVCPGISFGLQMVYFALASFLHMYDISTPLNAPVDMTETPGLTNMKATPLEVLITPRLPSDFYRLMTTV
- the LOC132183930 gene encoding cytochrome P450 CYP82D47-like; protein product: MDFLSPYLNSAMAGLLAAVILCSYYLVRRSRLGLPKIAPIAPGAWPIIGHLPLLGGINPPHITLGAMAEKYGPIFSIQLGLQRALVISSWEMARECFTTNNLVVSSRPKLVAAKHLGYNFAMFGFAPYGPYWREMRKTASLELLSNRRLELLSYVRVSEVETTLQELYKVWTKKKESGQILVELKQWFGDMNLNVILRMVAGKRYFSTTAVADEEESRRIQKSLRGFFHYMGLFVVSDTIPYLGWLDLGGHEKAMKKVAKELDSLVGEWLEEHKRKRAAGHEDKEEKDFMDVMLSVLDGKDVAGYDADTINKATCLNIIAGGTDTNTITITWAISLLLNNRRVLKKAQEELDVHVGKERALNESDINQLVYLQAIVKEALRLYPPAPLLAPREFSEDCVIGSYHVPKGTRLITNASKIHMDPRIWSDPLAFEPERFLTTQKDVDLRGKSFELIPFGSGRRVCPGISFGLQMVHLALASFLHMYDISTPLNAPVDMTESLGLTNMKATPLEVLITPRLPSKIYGLMTTV